Proteins from one Argopecten irradians isolate NY chromosome 15, Ai_NY, whole genome shotgun sequence genomic window:
- the LOC138308741 gene encoding uncharacterized protein: protein MATSTERKACEKFLKLNEGRDTGTLAHLKILIQRVNVNGQVKARFKVHEDFVKLAGKAYFLDIVMEKFDMRNVNDEPNHPLIPAYIKQVHKEKKTNVASGVMDYLMKSLFIHIVATVWNAGNNKATDLQKENEVKNLKELIKGLGANKTEHSIISISKAAPVIMDVVSNFDDMLNMKKTNTSHKKRSDEDDLNAILKILRKSGIWNYKEGRSLHGFKGINRSPFIFDKPLFHRTLNNIINRLQRDLPIIEENEEEDYGEDVDDHH, encoded by the exons ATGGCGACCTCCACTGAGAGG AAAGCATGTGAGAAGTTCTTGAAGCTAAATGAAGGAAGAGACACTGGTACGCTGGCACATCTTAAAATCCTCATACAGAGAGTGAATGTAAATGGGCAAGTCAAGGCACGGTTCAAG GTCCACGAGGATTTCGTCAAACTTGCTGGAAAAGCGTACTTCTTGGACATTGTCATGGAAAAGTTTGATATGAGAAATGTGAATGATGAGCCAAACCACCCACTCATTCCAGCCTACATAAAACAGGTCCACAAGGAGAAGAAGACCAATGTTGCTTCAGGAGTAATGGATTATCTGATGAAATCTCTCTTCATCCA TATTGTCGCCACTGTATGGAATGCAGGAAACAACAAGGCTACAGATTTACAGAAagaaaatgaagtaaaaaatcTGAAGGAATTAATAAAGGGTCTAGGAGCAAACAAAACAGAACATTCCATAATATCAATATCGAAGGCAGCACCAGTTATCATGGATGTagtttcaaattttgatgaCATGTTAAATATGAAGAAGACAAATACATCACATAAGAAACGGTCTGATGAAGATGATTTGaatgccatcttgaaaatattgagaaaaagCGGAATCTGGAACTATAAGGAAGGTCGATCCCTTCATGGTTTCAAAGGAATCAATAGATCTCCCTTCATATTTGACAAACCTCTCTTTCACCGGACACTTAACAACATCATAAACAGGCTTCAGAGGGATTTGCCAATTATTGAAGAAAATGAAGAAGAAGACTATGGCGAGGATGTAGATGACCACCACTGA